Proteins encoded by one window of Elaeis guineensis isolate ETL-2024a chromosome 12, EG11, whole genome shotgun sequence:
- the LOC105055255 gene encoding NAC domain-containing protein 54, giving the protein MAPVGLPPGFRFHPTDEELVNYYLKRKIHGLKIELDIIPEVDLYKCEPWELAEKSFLPSRDPEWYFFGPRDRKYPNGFRTNRATRAGYWKSTGKDRRVCYQNRAIGMKKTLVYYKGRAPQGIRTDWVMHEYRLDDKECEDTMGIQDSYALCRVFKKNVVCTEVEEQGQCSLALVEGSQGVLAEYETMSPDVPVGSSSCIDEEDKDDAWMQFITDDAWCSMSSNEGGQDPSCVAIANQ; this is encoded by the exons ATGGCTCCGGTTGGTCTACCGCCCGGCTTTAGGTTCCACCCGACCGACGAGGAGCTGGTAAATTACTACCTCAAGAGGAAGATTCATGGGCTTAAGATTGAGCTTGATATAATCCCTGAAGTGGACCTTTACAAGTGTGAACCATGGGAATTAGCAG AGAAATCATTCTTGCCTAGTAGGGATCCAGAGTGGTATTTTTTTGGGCCAAGAGATCGGAAGTACCCTAATGGCTTTCGCACCAATCGTGCAACACGAGCAGGATACTGGAAGTCGACAGGGAAAGACCGGAGAGTTTGCTATCAGAATCGAGCTATTGGTATGAAGAAAACATTGGTATATTATAAAGGTCGAGCTCCACAGGGGATCAGAACAGACTGGGTGATGCATGAGTACCGTCTCGATGACAAGGAGTGTGAGGACACCATGGGAATTCAG GACTCGTATGCATTGTGCCGAGTCTTCAAAAAAAATGTGGTTTGCACAGAAGTGGAAGAGCAGGGGCAATGTAGCTTAGCATTGGTGGAGGGCTCCCAAGGAGTACTAGCTGAGTATGAGACCATGTCACCTGATGTGCCTGTGGGATCGTCATCCTGCATCGACGAGGAAGACAAAGATGATGCATGGATGCAATTCATTACTGATGATGCATGGTGTAGTATGTCAAGCAATGAAGGTGGTCAGGACCCATCATGTGTGGCAATTGCTAATCAATag